A genomic stretch from Bifidobacterium sp. ESL0769 includes:
- the uppP gene encoding undecaprenyl-diphosphatase UppP, with the protein MNFFQAIVLGLVQALTEYLPVSSSAHIRIVGELMLHSDPGAAFTAIIQLGTELAVILYFRHDIVNILSHWFGCLVGHNGQDWKSRLGKGDRDATFGWYIIIGTMPILIAGLLFQKTIETTLRNLWITVTVLLLFGILLWIVDAKFPERKTVREMNWKEALLFGVGQMLALIPGVSRSGGTITVGRAMGYTREDAVRVSFIMAIPAVFGSGILEAVKAVGDYQSEPNFPGWGATLAATVVSFLVGYIVIIAFLKFVSTFSYKAFAIYRIVIAVVVAILLIAGVLQASPAAVEAVSSMIQPITAII; encoded by the coding sequence ATGAATTTCTTCCAAGCCATTGTTTTGGGGCTGGTCCAGGCGCTCACCGAATATCTTCCGGTGTCCTCGAGCGCACATATCCGCATCGTCGGCGAGCTGATGCTGCACTCCGACCCGGGAGCCGCGTTCACGGCCATCATCCAGCTCGGCACCGAGCTTGCGGTCATCCTCTATTTCCGCCACGATATCGTCAATATTCTTTCGCACTGGTTCGGCTGCCTTGTCGGCCATAACGGCCAGGATTGGAAATCACGTCTCGGCAAAGGCGACCGCGACGCCACGTTCGGCTGGTATATCATCATCGGTACCATGCCGATTCTCATCGCCGGCTTGCTGTTCCAAAAGACCATCGAAACCACGTTGCGCAACCTGTGGATCACCGTCACCGTGCTGCTCCTCTTCGGCATCCTTCTGTGGATCGTCGACGCGAAATTCCCCGAACGCAAGACCGTTCGTGAAATGAACTGGAAAGAGGCACTGCTTTTCGGCGTCGGCCAGATGTTGGCGTTGATTCCCGGCGTCTCCCGTTCCGGCGGCACCATCACCGTCGGCCGTGCAATGGGCTATACGCGTGAGGATGCGGTGCGTGTGAGCTTCATCATGGCCATTCCCGCAGTCTTTGGCTCGGGCATCTTGGAGGCTGTCAAGGCAGTCGGAGACTACCAAAGCGAGCCGAATTTCCCGGGTTGGGGCGCGACATTGGCTGCGACGGTCGTCAGTTTCCTCGTCGGCTATATCGTCATCATTGCGTTCCTGAAATTCGTGTCGACGTTCTCCTACAAGGCGTTCGCCATCTACCGCATCGTCATCGCCGTCGTCGTCGCGATTCTCCTGATCGCCGGCGTACTTCAGGCCTCACCTGCCGCTGTTGAGGCCGTTTCTTCCATGATTCAACCGATTACAGCGATAATTTGA
- a CDS encoding PAC2 family protein, whose amino-acid sequence MTTDAKTTKPIMVCAFEGWNDASQAATNVIRHLVASYESREIRHIRTDSYYDLQSARPMICHVSGQARIIWPQTTFYEITVAPGTHIYAQIAPEPNYRWIDYCRNSLRIADELDVSEIVTLGSMFADCPHTRPLPVEESALRRCESSIRGGAVKDSENREKGSNPYDGPVGIPTVLDMLAEQEGFDTNSMWVSVPQYLAGDECPQGTLQILQRLSQMLGVQLNVGTLPKQSVMWKAQADVLANCNDDLKLYIRHLEDKYDLDQQLDKLSGGTVPQGDQIAQEAEEFLSHIED is encoded by the coding sequence ATGACAACTGATGCGAAAACAACGAAGCCCATCATGGTTTGCGCCTTCGAAGGCTGGAACGATGCCAGTCAGGCAGCCACAAACGTAATCCGTCATCTGGTGGCTTCCTACGAGTCCCGGGAAATCCGGCACATTCGCACCGACAGTTATTACGACCTGCAATCCGCACGACCGATGATCTGCCATGTCAGCGGCCAGGCACGCATCATCTGGCCGCAAACGACGTTTTATGAAATCACGGTTGCACCCGGAACCCATATCTATGCTCAGATTGCGCCCGAACCCAATTACCGCTGGATCGATTATTGCCGCAACTCGCTGCGCATCGCCGACGAGCTGGATGTCAGCGAAATCGTAACGTTGGGATCCATGTTCGCCGACTGCCCGCACACCCGGCCGCTGCCCGTCGAGGAATCCGCCTTGAGACGCTGCGAATCAAGCATCCGCGGAGGTGCCGTCAAAGACTCGGAAAATCGCGAGAAAGGCAGCAATCCATACGACGGGCCGGTCGGCATCCCCACCGTGCTCGATATGCTCGCCGAGCAGGAAGGGTTCGACACGAACTCGATGTGGGTCTCCGTGCCACAATATCTGGCTGGAGACGAATGCCCGCAAGGCACTTTGCAGATTTTGCAACGGCTTTCGCAGATGCTGGGCGTTCAGCTCAACGTCGGGACCCTGCCGAAGCAATCGGTGATGTGGAAAGCTCAGGCGGATGTACTCGCCAACTGCAACGACGACCTGAAACTTTATATCCGTCATCTTGAGGACAAATACGATCTCGACCAGCAGCTTGACAAGTTGAGCGGTGGAACGGTGCCTCAAGGCGACCAGATTGCGCAGGAAGCCGAGGAATTCCTGTCTCACATCGAAGACTGA
- a CDS encoding cation diffusion facilitator family transporter, protein MASNSVKTALLANVGVAVAKGLAAVFTGSSAMLSEAVHSVADCANELVLMVGGKAAARSDKGHPFGLYRAKYLASFLVATLLFFVGGWFSSSQSFEKLVQLTNGSMPRSVESIELLASLAVIVVSACLEGFGLHTSIREARERMETLKVGNLNLFAFWRKTKSAELASVMMEDTLALVGLVFAGLGIAMALVTGDEIWDAIGGMCVGVILILGAVALGFKSGSLLIGEAVEPEMVARIRRAVEETPGVDRLINMQAVHMAEDDILLCLKVQTSKLDRDYDVETINKIESAVRQALPFYRFEIYVEPDLYRKPETT, encoded by the coding sequence ATGGCAAGCAATTCGGTGAAGACGGCGCTGTTGGCGAATGTCGGCGTGGCAGTTGCCAAGGGGCTTGCGGCAGTGTTCACCGGGTCTTCGGCCATGCTCTCCGAGGCGGTTCATTCCGTCGCAGACTGCGCCAACGAGCTGGTGCTGATGGTCGGCGGCAAAGCCGCTGCGAGGTCGGACAAGGGCCATCCTTTCGGCCTGTATCGTGCCAAATATCTCGCGTCGTTCCTGGTGGCCACGCTGCTGTTCTTTGTAGGCGGGTGGTTCTCGTCGTCGCAAAGCTTCGAGAAACTTGTCCAACTTACCAACGGTTCCATGCCCAGAAGCGTCGAATCCATCGAATTGCTGGCATCTTTGGCAGTCATCGTCGTCTCGGCATGTCTGGAAGGCTTCGGCCTGCACACTTCCATCCGTGAGGCCCGCGAGCGCATGGAAACGCTCAAAGTCGGCAATCTCAATCTGTTCGCTTTCTGGCGCAAGACCAAAAGTGCGGAACTTGCCTCGGTGATGATGGAGGACACGCTTGCGTTGGTTGGCCTGGTGTTTGCGGGGTTGGGCATCGCCATGGCTCTGGTGACGGGCGACGAGATCTGGGATGCTATAGGCGGCATGTGCGTCGGCGTGATTCTGATTTTGGGAGCCGTTGCGCTCGGTTTCAAATCAGGTTCACTGCTCATCGGTGAGGCGGTGGAACCGGAGATGGTTGCTCGTATTCGTCGTGCCGTTGAAGAAACTCCAGGTGTAGACCGTCTCATTAACATGCAGGCCGTGCACATGGCCGAAGACGACATCTTGCTGTGCTTGAAAGTGCAGACCTCCAAACTCGATCGTGACTATGACGTCGAAACCATCAATAAAATCGAATCAGCCGTACGCCAGGCCTTGCCGTTCTATCGTTTTGAGATCTATGTCGAACCTGACTTATATCGAAAGCCCGAAACAACATGA
- the thrS gene encoding threonine--tRNA ligase, with translation MAEQTISIKLNGEAREVEATQTGTDLFAEDKNIIAVRLNGKPRDLYTPLHDGDTVEPIALDSEDGLAIMRHSATHVMAQAVQEIRPDAKLGIGPAIENGFYYDFDVDKPFTPDDLKEIDKRMKRIIKSSQSFRRRVVSEDEAKKEEADQPYKLELIGKKKEDIDETVGTEVPNQGEITMYDNLDRDGNIVWKDLCQGPHLPNTRYIKAFKLERTAAAYWLGDEHNPSMQRIYGTAWASKEDLKAYQARMEEAAKRDHRKLGAEMDLFSFPEEIGPGLPVFHPKGGAIINAMEDYSREMHRKAGYSFVQTPHITKGGLYETSGHLQWYKDGMFPPMHLDEEVDEDGNITKKGFDYYLKPMNCPMHNLIFKSRQRSYKELPLRLFEFGTVYRYEKSGEVHGLTRVRGLTQDDSHIYCTRDQMKGELKSILNFVLQVLKDFGLNDFYLELSTKNEKKFVGSDEIWTEATDTLREVAEDSGLDLVADPGGAAFYGPKISVQARDAIGRTWQVSTIQLDFNLPERFKLEYIAKDGTHQRPVMIHRALFGSIERFFAILLEHYAGAFPVWLAPVQVTGIPVADEFAPHLQKFIDSLTQETVRCEMDTSDDRFGKKIRNASKSKVPFTLIVGEDDVNKNAVSFRFRDGSQLNGVPVETAKANILKVIKSRAQVNNADDFAQATK, from the coding sequence ATGGCTGAACAAACCATCTCCATCAAACTCAACGGCGAAGCAAGGGAGGTGGAAGCCACGCAGACCGGCACCGATCTTTTCGCCGAAGACAAGAACATCATCGCAGTCCGTTTGAACGGCAAGCCACGTGACCTTTACACCCCGCTTCACGACGGTGACACTGTCGAACCCATCGCTTTGGACAGCGAGGACGGCCTGGCGATCATGCGCCACTCCGCCACCCACGTCATGGCGCAGGCCGTGCAGGAGATTCGCCCGGATGCCAAGCTCGGCATCGGCCCGGCCATCGAAAACGGCTTCTATTACGATTTCGACGTCGACAAGCCCTTCACTCCCGATGATCTGAAGGAAATCGACAAGCGCATGAAGCGCATCATCAAGTCCTCCCAGTCCTTCCGCCGTCGTGTGGTGAGCGAGGACGAAGCCAAAAAAGAAGAGGCTGACCAGCCTTATAAGCTCGAGCTCATCGGCAAGAAGAAGGAAGACATCGACGAGACCGTCGGCACCGAAGTGCCGAATCAGGGCGAAATCACGATGTACGACAATCTTGACCGCGACGGCAACATTGTCTGGAAAGATCTCTGCCAAGGCCCGCATCTGCCCAATACCCGTTATATCAAGGCGTTCAAGCTGGAACGTACCGCTGCCGCCTATTGGCTTGGTGACGAGCACAACCCGTCGATGCAGCGTATCTACGGCACGGCTTGGGCTTCCAAGGAAGATCTGAAGGCTTATCAGGCTCGTATGGAGGAGGCCGCCAAGCGCGACCACCGCAAGCTCGGCGCCGAAATGGACCTCTTCTCCTTCCCGGAGGAGATCGGACCCGGCCTGCCCGTCTTCCACCCGAAGGGCGGCGCGATCATCAACGCCATGGAAGACTACTCCCGCGAGATGCACCGCAAGGCTGGCTACAGCTTCGTGCAGACCCCGCACATCACCAAGGGCGGCCTTTATGAGACCAGTGGCCACCTGCAGTGGTACAAGGACGGCATGTTCCCGCCGATGCACCTGGATGAAGAGGTCGACGAAGACGGCAACATCACCAAGAAAGGCTTCGACTACTACCTGAAGCCGATGAACTGCCCGATGCACAACCTCATCTTCAAGTCCCGTCAACGCTCCTACAAGGAGTTGCCGCTGCGCCTCTTTGAGTTCGGCACCGTCTACCGCTATGAGAAGAGCGGCGAGGTCCACGGGCTGACCCGCGTGCGTGGCTTGACGCAGGACGATTCCCATATTTATTGCACCCGCGACCAGATGAAGGGCGAGCTCAAGTCCATTCTGAACTTCGTGTTGCAGGTGTTGAAGGACTTTGGTCTCAATGACTTCTACCTCGAGCTTTCCACCAAGAACGAGAAGAAGTTCGTCGGTTCAGACGAGATCTGGACGGAAGCGACGGACACGCTGCGCGAGGTGGCCGAGGATTCCGGCCTCGACCTCGTGGCCGATCCGGGCGGGGCCGCGTTCTATGGCCCGAAGATCTCAGTGCAGGCACGTGACGCCATCGGTCGCACCTGGCAGGTCTCGACCATCCAGCTTGACTTCAATCTTCCGGAGCGTTTCAAGCTTGAGTACATCGCCAAGGATGGCACCCACCAGCGTCCGGTGATGATTCACCGTGCTCTGTTCGGCTCCATCGAGCGTTTCTTCGCCATCCTGCTCGAGCACTATGCCGGCGCCTTCCCGGTCTGGCTCGCCCCGGTTCAGGTCACGGGCATCCCGGTGGCCGACGAGTTCGCGCCTCATCTGCAGAAATTCATCGACTCCCTGACTCAGGAGACGGTGCGCTGCGAGATGGACACCTCCGACGATCGCTTCGGCAAGAAGATACGCAACGCCTCCAAGTCCAAGGTGCCCTTCACCTTGATCGTGGGCGAAGACGACGTCAACAAGAACGCGGTGAGCTTCCGCTTCCGCGATGGCAGCCAGCTCAACGGTGTGCCTGTCGAGACGGCCAAGGCCAATATTCTGAAGGTCATCAAGTCTCGCGCTCAGGTCAACAATGCCGACGATTTCGCTCAAGCGACCAAGTAA
- a CDS encoding CDP-alcohol phosphatidyltransferase family protein codes for MLEKLRPPFKRLIAPIAKLLVAMGLTANAVTIIGAVGTILVAIATGITGWLIPGSILMAILAAFDSLDGSVAALTTGGTKFGAFLDSTLDRIADWAVLFAVVLYFLLHGGMSIASGSIDMDDVIGWVGIGASMYAMMTSFVTSYARARAESVGYEAKNGIATRSDRLVIILVGMLLSGIFGDPRWLMAFIVILAVLGTITVFQRIFEVRRQMKADGAI; via the coding sequence ATGCTCGAAAAACTACGACCACCGTTCAAACGCCTTATCGCCCCGATAGCCAAGCTTTTGGTGGCGATGGGGCTCACGGCGAACGCGGTAACCATTATCGGAGCCGTTGGTACGATTCTCGTGGCAATTGCCACGGGAATCACCGGCTGGCTTATCCCTGGCTCCATACTGATGGCTATTCTCGCGGCATTCGATTCGCTGGACGGCTCGGTGGCGGCATTGACCACGGGAGGTACCAAATTCGGGGCCTTCCTTGATTCCACGCTCGATCGCATCGCCGATTGGGCAGTGTTGTTCGCAGTCGTGCTCTATTTCCTGCTACATGGTGGCATGTCAATCGCTTCCGGTTCCATTGACATGGATGACGTGATTGGCTGGGTCGGCATCGGCGCATCGATGTATGCGATGATGACCTCGTTCGTCACCTCATATGCCCGCGCCCGCGCGGAATCGGTGGGTTATGAAGCCAAAAACGGCATCGCCACCAGAAGTGACCGTTTGGTCATCATCCTTGTCGGCATGCTCTTGAGCGGTATTTTCGGCGACCCGCGGTGGCTCATGGCCTTCATCGTCATTCTCGCGGTGCTGGGTACGATTACCGTTTTCCAGCGTATCTTCGAGGTTCGTCGACAGATGAAAGCCGACGGCGCAATCTGA
- a CDS encoding phosphatidylinositol mannoside acyltransferase, which yields MFDNFLVFLAKHPRIIPEPLLRGLFLFAADVCWLLHIGGVKQLERNLRHVLESRDGSVTQKDLRKASHRGMRSYFTYFAEAMTVGGQTDERLLARARPIGPGLPICKELVHDNPGSAPMAISHQGNWDYEGFLAANVLAPVTVTAERLKNQKLLDTFIEIRKRMDITVFLTGQPHLIEKLENALAKPHVLVPLLADRDLSRHGEFVHAFGSTIRVARGPATLALDTGKPLFVVNMFREKLQGEARRRAGIRYGYVVDISAPVDIDRFRGLPREEAIHAISQAWVDVWSRDISAHPEDWHMLQPIFIEDLDISRLKDVPDEVMEELKQINGNRQKR from the coding sequence ATGTTCGATAATTTCCTCGTATTTCTGGCCAAACACCCAAGGATTATCCCTGAACCATTGCTGCGTGGCCTCTTTCTTTTCGCCGCGGATGTGTGCTGGCTGCTGCATATCGGGGGAGTCAAACAGCTGGAACGCAACCTTCGTCACGTTCTGGAGTCGCGTGACGGCAGTGTGACGCAAAAAGACCTTCGCAAAGCAAGCCACCGCGGCATGCGTTCCTATTTCACCTACTTTGCCGAAGCAATGACCGTCGGAGGGCAAACCGACGAACGACTTCTTGCCCGTGCCAGGCCGATCGGGCCGGGGCTGCCGATTTGCAAGGAACTGGTGCATGACAATCCGGGCAGTGCGCCGATGGCCATCAGCCATCAGGGCAATTGGGATTACGAAGGGTTCCTGGCGGCCAACGTCCTTGCGCCGGTGACAGTGACAGCGGAACGACTTAAAAATCAAAAGCTGCTCGATACCTTCATCGAGATTCGCAAGCGTATGGACATCACCGTCTTCCTTACCGGCCAACCGCATCTTATCGAGAAACTCGAAAACGCGCTGGCCAAGCCGCACGTCCTGGTTCCGTTGCTTGCCGACAGGGATCTCAGCCGCCATGGTGAATTCGTCCACGCTTTCGGTTCCACCATCCGCGTGGCGCGTGGGCCGGCCACGCTGGCGCTGGACACCGGCAAGCCTTTGTTCGTCGTAAACATGTTCCGTGAAAAACTACAGGGAGAAGCACGACGCAGGGCAGGCATCCGCTACGGGTACGTTGTCGATATCAGCGCGCCGGTGGATATTGACCGGTTCCGCGGCCTGCCGCGTGAAGAGGCCATCCATGCCATCAGCCAGGCGTGGGTCGACGTATGGAGCCGCGACATTTCCGCGCACCCGGAGGATTGGCACATGCTGCAGCCGATCTTCATCGAGGACCTGGATATCTCACGTCTCAAGGACGTTCCAGACGAAGTGATGGAAGAACTCAAGCAAATCAATGGAAACCGGCAAAAGCGATAA
- a CDS encoding glycosyltransferase family 4 protein — translation MSYVENDGTNQRPDPLHGRKLNVGIISPYSFETPGGVQFHIRDFAEELMKRGHKVEVLAPGRRTRDMPLWVTTNDSSFSIPYNGSVARLSYFGFVGPRTRRWVKQGHFDIVHLHEPECPSLSHKPLTMIHHPPFVGTFHAAFDPYPFVLRFFQGYLKQYLSPLSAGICVSDAAKQVVDHYGPRNIEYDVIPNGINCRFFATAQPKAAWQGTAERPTIGFLGRMGEARKGFSVFARAANDIIKRYPSARFLCAGTGEQDALKILGKVDPSGTLAKRFEFLGRISDKDKARFYQSLDVYVAPQTGGESFGIVLVEAMAASCAVVSSDLDAFAAVAQDGDDAALFANGDGHDCARQIISLLDNPERREHLRQAGFERSKRYDWPVVADRVLEVYARVLS, via the coding sequence ATGTCCTATGTAGAAAACGATGGAACCAACCAGCGCCCGGACCCGCTTCACGGTCGGAAACTGAATGTCGGCATCATCTCGCCGTATTCGTTCGAGACGCCTGGAGGAGTGCAGTTCCATATCCGCGATTTCGCAGAGGAACTGATGAAACGCGGCCATAAAGTGGAAGTGCTGGCTCCGGGCCGACGCACCAGGGACATGCCGCTTTGGGTGACTACCAACGATTCCTCGTTTTCCATTCCCTACAACGGTTCCGTCGCACGCCTGAGCTATTTCGGCTTCGTCGGGCCGCGCACCCGGCGCTGGGTAAAACAGGGGCATTTCGACATCGTCCATCTGCACGAACCCGAATGCCCATCATTGAGCCACAAACCCCTGACGATGATTCATCATCCGCCGTTCGTCGGGACGTTCCATGCCGCTTTTGACCCGTATCCGTTTGTTTTGCGGTTTTTCCAAGGGTATTTGAAGCAATATCTCTCGCCGCTTTCCGCAGGCATTTGCGTTTCCGATGCCGCCAAGCAGGTGGTTGACCATTACGGTCCGCGCAATATCGAATACGACGTCATTCCCAACGGTATCAACTGCAGGTTCTTTGCTACCGCCCAGCCCAAAGCGGCTTGGCAGGGCACTGCGGAACGACCGACCATCGGCTTTCTCGGGCGCATGGGGGAGGCCCGCAAGGGATTCTCCGTGTTCGCCCGCGCCGCAAACGATATCATCAAGCGTTATCCCTCTGCGCGTTTCCTTTGCGCTGGTACAGGGGAACAGGATGCCTTGAAGATTCTCGGCAAGGTCGACCCAAGCGGAACGTTGGCCAAGCGTTTCGAATTCCTCGGGCGAATCAGCGACAAGGATAAAGCCCGGTTCTACCAATCGCTGGATGTCTACGTCGCCCCGCAGACCGGGGGAGAAAGCTTCGGCATCGTACTGGTGGAAGCCATGGCCGCTTCGTGCGCGGTGGTTTCCAGCGACCTCGACGCCTTCGCGGCCGTCGCACAGGACGGCGACGATGCGGCGTTGTTTGCCAACGGTGATGGGCATGATTGTGCCCGGCAGATAATTTCGCTGCTGGACAATCCGGAGCGTCGTGAGCACTTGCGGCAGGCGGGCTTTGAACGTTCCAAACGATATGACTGGCCTGTAGTGGCTGATCGGGTTTTAGAAGTCTATGCCCGCGTATTGTCGTGA
- a CDS encoding YebC/PmpR family DNA-binding transcriptional regulator, which yields MSGHSKWATTKNKKAAIDSKRGKLFAKLIKNIEIAARLGGGDPDGNPTLYDAIVKAKKSSMPSDNIKRAIKRGSGAEAGAANYESITYEGYAPAGVGLIIECLTDNRNRAAAEVRSTLTKGNGSLATSGSVSFNFERKGQIVVPSEGLDYDKLFELAAEDGAEDVRDEDEVYVVVTAPEDMVAVREALQKAGIDYDSADLVMIPKTEVDLSLEDAQKVSKLIDNLDDLDDVQNIYSNWTASDEVMAQLDEE from the coding sequence ATGTCAGGGCATTCCAAGTGGGCGACCACTAAAAACAAGAAGGCCGCCATCGATTCGAAGCGCGGCAAGCTGTTCGCCAAACTCATCAAGAACATCGAAATCGCAGCACGTCTGGGCGGCGGCGACCCCGACGGCAATCCGACGCTGTATGATGCCATTGTCAAAGCCAAAAAGTCCTCGATGCCGTCCGACAACATCAAGCGTGCCATCAAGCGCGGGTCCGGTGCTGAAGCCGGTGCCGCCAACTACGAGAGCATCACTTACGAAGGCTATGCGCCTGCCGGCGTGGGCCTGATCATCGAGTGCCTCACCGACAACCGCAACCGTGCGGCCGCCGAAGTGCGTTCCACGCTGACCAAGGGTAATGGCTCGCTGGCCACTTCCGGTTCTGTGAGCTTCAATTTCGAGCGCAAGGGCCAGATCGTGGTGCCTTCCGAGGGGCTCGATTACGACAAGCTCTTCGAGCTGGCTGCCGAAGATGGTGCCGAGGACGTGCGCGACGAGGACGAGGTCTACGTTGTCGTCACCGCTCCCGAAGACATGGTTGCGGTGCGCGAGGCACTGCAGAAGGCTGGCATCGACTATGATTCCGCCGATTTGGTGATGATTCCCAAGACCGAGGTTGATTTGAGCCTTGAGGATGCACAGAAGGTTTCCAAGCTCATCGACAACCTCGATGACCTTGACGATGTGCAGAACATCTACAGCAACTGGACCGCCTCGGACGAAGTTATGGCCCAGCTCGACGAGGAATAG
- the ruvC gene encoding crossover junction endodeoxyribonuclease RuvC — protein sequence MIILGVDPGLTRCGVGVIEADASRRLSFVHVDVVRSDPHISQDLRLLAIYNGLAAKIDRFSPDTVSIERVFAQENRNTVLGTAQAAGLAMLAAAQRGIPVALHTPTEAKMAVTGNGRAEKIQVERMVARILNLNKIPEPADAADALAQAICHALRPSGALQGGEREQHLTLAQRQWAQAQQHAKKRHSVDRGM from the coding sequence GTGATTATTCTTGGCGTCGACCCCGGGCTTACCCGCTGCGGGGTCGGTGTGATCGAAGCCGACGCATCGCGCCGGCTTTCTTTTGTTCACGTCGACGTCGTACGCAGTGATCCGCATATCTCGCAGGACCTGCGTCTGCTGGCCATCTACAATGGGCTTGCGGCGAAAATCGACCGGTTCTCGCCTGATACGGTTTCCATCGAACGCGTGTTTGCGCAAGAGAACCGCAACACCGTACTGGGCACCGCTCAGGCCGCGGGACTGGCCATGCTGGCTGCCGCTCAACGCGGTATTCCCGTGGCCCTGCATACGCCGACCGAGGCGAAGATGGCCGTTACCGGCAACGGACGGGCAGAAAAGATTCAGGTGGAACGTATGGTCGCGCGCATTCTGAACCTTAACAAAATTCCAGAACCGGCCGATGCCGCCGATGCTTTGGCTCAGGCGATATGCCATGCGTTGCGTCCTTCCGGAGCGCTTCAGGGCGGGGAACGCGAGCAGCATCTGACCCTTGCCCAACGTCAATGGGCGCAGGCCCAGCAGCATGCCAAGAAACGCCATAGCGTCGATAGGGGCATGTAA
- the ruvA gene encoding Holliday junction branch migration protein RuvA translates to MIGMLNGRVESVGNDSALIDVNGIGFEVRMPAAELSALHSGQETKVYTSLNVSQDAIALYGFLSQSSKRMFLQLQKVSGIGPRVALSLLSTLPPDKLAKTVMDGDAAALAKAPGLGKKGAQKIILELRGSINLDEIESGRASTEPEYDTGTTEVIEGLVSLGWRENDAAHAVTKVCKDNGIETPLENSDIPKVLKLALTSLDRGR, encoded by the coding sequence ATGATAGGAATGCTCAACGGAAGGGTTGAAAGCGTCGGCAACGACTCCGCCCTGATCGACGTCAACGGCATCGGCTTCGAAGTGCGTATGCCTGCCGCTGAGCTTTCCGCCCTGCATTCCGGCCAGGAAACCAAGGTCTACACTTCGCTCAACGTCTCGCAGGATGCCATTGCGCTGTATGGATTCCTCTCGCAATCCTCAAAACGAATGTTTCTGCAATTGCAGAAGGTCAGTGGCATCGGTCCGCGTGTGGCGTTGTCGTTGCTTTCGACACTTCCGCCGGACAAGCTCGCGAAAACCGTTATGGACGGAGACGCAGCAGCACTGGCAAAGGCTCCGGGCTTGGGTAAAAAAGGTGCGCAAAAAATCATCCTTGAATTGCGTGGTTCCATCAACCTTGACGAAATCGAAAGCGGTCGTGCCTCGACTGAACCTGAATATGACACTGGCACTACGGAGGTCATCGAAGGTCTCGTTTCCTTGGGATGGCGGGAAAATGACGCGGCTCATGCTGTCACCAAGGTCTGCAAAGACAATGGCATCGAGACTCCACTGGAGAATTCGGATATTCCCAAAGTTCTGAAACTGGCATTGACATCTTTGGATCGGGGGCGCTAA